ATCGTTATTCGTAATTAATAAACGACTGACAAACAGAAAATGACTCCGCTAAAACTTCGCTGTCATGTTGCACAGTGTTGAGTTCACCGAATAGATTGACCCAGAATAATcacgtatacaatatatagGATTTCGACTTTTCGTTGGCGGGTTACTCCGAGCGAACTGAATGCAAACTAGACGATAAATTACTAGTAACCAATTCTTTCTTTATAAACTCTGtgtttcgcgcttcggcgcaagcAAACAAGGTACCAGGGCGACAACTCTGATGATTTATTCTCCCGATGGCCTCATTTACCGACTACCTGATGTGCAAGCTCTGCTCTGCCTTGAAAAGCACCGATCATTCATCTACCATTCATATCTATCGTTCCAGTAGCAGTTATCGAGatacgaattttaaaataacgaATGATCAGTGTACCGAATTTCGATGAATCACCCAGTAGAATAACTGTTTTCACGAATGTTCATTTGAACCAACGCTCATTTATCCGAAAAAGGATTTTCAGAACTAACGGCATCATTCCGAATGAACAAAGCGCAGAATGTGGTAATGTCAATATATCGATAatgaaagttccgaaattaaaaattgagagCGGCTAATACTTCGAActgccgaaaaacgaaaatattgtttgtcGGAAATTAAACTTCAGAAGGAGCAAAATCTTGATCTGCAAAATGACGAAATACCGAATCGCCCGAGACTTCGGAATTTGTGAAATTCGTCAACTCGATGCTAGTTTTATCAAGATTATCCCATTGTATTTGACGATCGTCCGTGTcatgaacgaaaaaaagaacgcaAAGGAACAggcattatatttttaataacacgGTATATCTTTCTTCTCGTacgttcaatttattcaagacgTTATTACAGTAATTAAACCGCGTTCCGTAATCACGACAGCGCCCTCGTGTCACTTTACAAACGCGTAACGCCGTTTATTAGCTGCAACTTGGAAAGAATAAACGTGTTTCTCACGTCTTGCAACCTTTCGGTATTTTGTCCATTCTGTCTTACGTTAGTGAGTTTCGGAATTTCGACCTTTCGAGGCTTTGGTCTGTCGTTGTTGATAAATTCGGgttcgtaaattttcaaaaaaggcACGAGTctgacatttgaaaaattcgacttTTTGACTCTTGGTAATTTCATAATTCAATATGTTGCTCCTCGTAAATTTTGCCCATTCTCaaacagaaacaaaaattcggtAATTCGACCTACGCGCAATTTTCTCTGCTAACTGTCATCCTTTGTTAAAAGCTGTCGTTTGACTTTATTCTCCCGTAAATCTTACCAAATACTATTGTTCGATATATTAATTGATGTTGACTTGTTAAATAAGACCAAGTGGATTATTGTTAACTTTTGTAAGCTGACTTGGCTGCCTCGAAACTTGTAAACCCAATCGACATTATACGACTGATTGACCTGTTCTTTTCTTTGATTTcagtttatttgtttatttatctaACTATCGCTAGCTGCCTTTGAATACCGTCACTCTACCACTTTGTTTTACCGTACCTAATTGTAAGCCTAACCGGCAgattttctaattattatcATATCGTACCGTACGTTTTGTCTAAAAATTGACGCTGAAGAGTCTGGCGCCCAACGAGTAtcttttattattgtttatttgaattaaGGCTAGTTAGAGAATTGCGGCAAACTGTCAACGGTACGCCCTCAACTGAGGGTAAGAGCAGTTTAACGTTACAGCGAATATCATTTACGAATATTCttatattatacgaatttgTGATGTGTAGTTACGTTTCAAAGCTGCATTTGAGCAGTTAACTGGAATGCGAAAGAACCCACGAAAAAacatacgagaaaaaaagttaatcATTATAAATCAGTTCTCGgccaaattattcaattttccaagTGTAACGATtcgatatacgtatacgtgcatgaataatatttattgttttaaaatttggTCAACTATTAAAAAACTGCAACCACGACGtgccaatattttttaatgcaatttatatttttaaatgtagCTCCAAGCGATCGTATTTATGAACCTGCAATGAGCTACTAGTAAGTCTCTTCAACTGGCGTTGAGTGCTGTGCAAGTTTGATGTCTGTTTTGTGAAATCACCGAAAGGAAATGCCTCAGGTCAGGGAGACTGTTGAATTAACTTGCACATAAATTAAGCCCCACTTGACATTTTTTCGCTTAAGCTTTTGTGTGTCGACAATTGTCACTGATGGTTGTGAACAGTGAAACATCAAAACTTGGACGGAACTCGACCAGTGAATGTGATTGGTATGTCGTttcgttgaataaaatcacTGGTGAAAACTGGCCCATAGATAGTCCATGACAGATTATTTATCTAAGCGCTTTCAAATTCTAACCGACAGCGGATAACAAGAATCATGAAGGGGGATAAAGAGTCAATTATGAACTGTGAAGTGCAGAACGAATTTTCGGGTGCTGAAGAGGACGGCTACGTGGAACGAATTCTTTCGCATTCAAGATCGTCGCTCGAAAGCGATGCAATGTCGATTTCTGATGGCGTGAAGGAGAGCGACATTTCGGAGACGTCTCGGAAATCAGGAGATTATCGCGGCACTCTGACACCTAACGATAAAGAAAAGACGAACGGGATTGACGCGATGAAATCGTCATCGGCAACCAAAACGTACGACAGAGAGGCGATACTCCGCAAGCTCGCAGGTGACAAGTGCTTGAGAAAATATCTTTTGAACAGCGCCAGAGAAGCGCAGGCGAAGATCGAGACTTCGGAGACGAAGACGTTCGAGAAGTCCGAAGACGAACGCCTGGAATCGGTTGTCGAAGAGTTGCGAGAATTTTTAAAGGCAATACCGGACGGACTACTGCACATGATGACGGGCATGTCTCGTCCCGGAGACTGCGGAAGACCCGCTGACCGGAAGCCCGACTGGCTTGACATGGAAAAGCTACGGCGCGGTCAGAAATTTGCTCGGGACCACAATTTCTCACTATACCTTGCCGAGATGCTGTCCCTGATGTGCACGTACACCTTTCAGGACACACTCAAGCTGATGATTCTGACTGGAAAGACCAGCACACGTTTTACGGCCATGAAAAGGTACTCCTAGTTACCGCCTGTAAATACTGTCAGCGTTTGTTCAGTAAACGCTGTCGCTGAAAAGCTtgttaaaaaagaagaaaaaagtcatGTCGATAATATTAATTCCCgtttctggaaaaattcaaggtgGGCATCCGCGGCGATACGGTTTCATCACTGGTACTGTTACGATCCCTGGTCCAAAGGAACGAAAGCTTGGAAGGATATTTTGGCTGTTAGAGCGTCCCACGCTGCCGTAAAACACATGGTGGATGCTTCCACAACCGAAGAAACGGACAATGCGGTAAAAATTCCAAACCTGTCGTGTCCGTCGCGTGACATGTTGCTGAAAGATTTTTCCGAGGCTTGTGAAACCCCTGCGGTCGGTCAGTGTCCTTTTCTGGTGAAGCCGAACGATCCTGATCGACCCAAGGGTTTCAATCAGTTTGAAATGTCGTTCACGCAATGGCAACTTGTTGGATTGGTCATCTGCTACCCTCAGTATTTCGGAATTCATGACGCGACGGAAGAAGATCTTGACGCTTATTGTCATTTGTGGAGAAGCATCGGCTACCAGCTGGGAGCGGAAGATGAGTGAGTCGAGCAAAAATGTATATGATGCACTGTTAGCGTTTTATCGTCAGCAATGGTAAGCCAGCAACTTATTTTTTAGGTACAACTTTTGTCGTGGCACTCTCCACGAAATTCAACAATTGAGTCATGATTTTCTCGATGTTTGGGTGAAGCCTAATTTGCGAGAAGTGACTCCTGAGTGGGAGCACATGACAAGATGTGTATTCGATGGTTTCAAACTCATTTTACCGTACATCAGCTTCGAAACTTCCGTTCTTTTCGTTTGCGAAATTCTTGATCTGAAAATGCCGCGGCTCTACTCGTCGCTATCTTACAAAGCATGGATCAACCACTGTCTTATGAAGTGAgctccaattttttcaatccatcATTTTCTCTCTACTGAACCACAGAATGAAAATGAGAGTCATCTTTATCGATATCACAAGTCACCGTACCTGAATTCACATTTCTCGTTATTTCAGATCTTTCATTTACTACGGGATGAAACTCTCGATGGTTGTCGATTTCGTCAATACCAAGCTGCAACGATTTTTGGATCTAGGTGAAAGACTCCGCCCCTCGGGTTGGGAGAAGATACGAATTAAGTTTGAAGGATAATTCGGTTAtccgtttaattttcaaccaaattcattgttttattattgttaggaATAAGGATATACTTGTCATACTCAATGAGACCGGCGCTGATAGGGAAAACTTGTCAGATGGACACACATGGCAGTACCAAACTTCATAAAATTCAAACCTACTTAATAATAACTTTTATCCTGAAGCCATTCTAGCCTCCCTTTTTCGTCGAGTAGGAGAGGCAACAAGTATATCTGAAGGCTTGCGTGCTTGTGGGTAACGACTGTCTTTAAAGGAACTAGATACACCTCAACTTGGAGTAATGAACCAATTCCTAATAATAATGCCTCTCATTCGAAGCAAAGTTGTTGGTTCAGAATTTGACAAATAGTTGTTCACTTTACCGTAAAGAATTGTACTGTACGAGACAAATGTTGCGAGGCCTTGTggtaataaaataacaatctAAACTCGTATACCTacgtaataacaataacaaattcaGCAGAATGCACAGAAAGTAAGAATTTGTTGAATTCGTCAAAAGAATTGAtctaaaataatattattattcaagaagatttttttttttgcctggTCCAATACATTAAGATTGGCTTAAGAGTAAATAAACGACAATCCTACAcgtaaatacatatgtttgtTACATAAGGTTAATTAAGAAGGCGAACATTTAATTTTCACGGGATTTCGATTAATAAATGGATGTCAGGGGAATATGTGTATACTTAATCAAGCAAGAATAAATATTAACAGTCTAGTTGTTTTTGATCGGCTGAAACGAGCTCCCGAGCCCAAGTCTTTGTTACGGTTATTAAGACTCGGGTGAAAACCGAAATTATGCAGAATCGTTACAAACCCTCGAGGCACTAATACGCAGTGATGCTAATCCTCTTACAAATCCTGGATCAATCACTGTCTTATAAAGTGAGTTCGAATTGTTTCAAGCTGTTATTTTATCGCTATGGCAGAGACAGAGGAGAATCGAAGTGGAAATCTAAATCAAGTTGGATAACTAACCGAATTGATTTTGGATAAAAGTGTCAATTTTGTCAAAAGAGAAGACATAAAATTTGCACCATTATATCACGATTCCACATATTTCACGTGAATTTTCGCGAATTCAAGCGAGTTAAACGCTGTAATCATAAAATGACTGGTAAAATCGTGATGTTAGCAGGCGTCAAATCAGCTTGGCTTCGAGGTCAGTGAAACAGTTGATTGGTAGCTTACACATTAGCATAAGTAAGTAGCAAACGACGTCGGTTATATCGCAATAGCGTATGAGCGAATGAAAAAGTGTGTCGTAACATATAGCGATACAAGTATTAGGACTGTGAAACTAGATCACCGGTATCGGACGGACAATCAATCCCAGGAATTTCGAAAGTAACAAATTAAAAGTGACCTGTTACTTCCGAAAAGTAGATATCCAACAAAACCTCTTCTGCCGCgaacaaattataattttgacaAAAGGATAGGTATTAAGCTAATTACGTCCTGTATCAGCTGTGATTGAAGTAAGTATCACAATTTTATCATGCAGCTTTCCACAGGAAAAGCTTTTGCACTTGCGTAACGATATCGActttaataattttccaatatcTTATATCATTCGACTTGGGATTAAACTAACCTGTGgtattggataaaaaaaaaatagtcccCAAGGTATTCAGTTCTGAAAGGTGTCATGCGAGaaatgagaatgaattttACATTGTTTTACCGATTAGTTtacatataaaaataacacaaacCTGTGAATCTACTCTTTATTAAATTTGCCtatattttattccaactCGCACGACTTGTTACACGCAACTGTAGTTACACGCGTGTACGATGTTTAACAAGTCGTTTAGCACACGGCGCACTAAACGAAGCTGTAAGGTGAGGGCCATGTTAAAACCGCTTTTTTCAAACTACGCCATCAGCGCGCGAAATAAACACGGTTCCTTGAAATCAATGAACATCTTATTCGTTACCTCTGAACGCGTTGTCATTGACTTATTAATCGGATATACACGATCCAGTATCGTTCAAAAATACACAACAAAACTTATGAGGAAATGCGTTTCGGAGGTATTAGCGTTGTTCACGTGCTATCTATAAAGTTATGAAGCAAATCAACAAATCAATTCGCAAAACCAAGGAGCAACAGTTCTCGCCTAACGATGTGCAACTCAGGTAATCAAATCTGAGATCCTACACAAGTAGCGCCAATTGTAAGAAAGTAGGTAGGAGTATGTGCATTATATATTTGTTGGGTTAAATTTTTGTTGGACTATCGCCACCGAACCTTCCTGACCATGAGTCATCCGTATAACCGTTGCACTATTGCAGCCTTGCTAATTTATACCTTCTGGCGTGCTGTGAATTGGTATCCACATATTGAATTCATTCGttcgaataattcgaataATTCGTCCTGAAGTCAAACTGAAAATTCTGAGTAGGTAAGtcaaatgtataaaaaaaaaaaaaaaaaaaaaataaaaaaactccGAAACTAGGATCTAGACAGTCTTTCGGAGCATTCGTACGTACGTAACTATCGTTCAATTATATCGCGCCATTCTATTTGCGCAGTTTGTCCTCAGACTTGACCTCTCGAAGATCCGCGAAGATCTTTACTCGCATTGTAAAAAATCTCTTTCGAGAGAATCGCGCTAGCCTATTTACAATAAAGAACGTTGTAAATCATCGCGTTAGCTCTGCGCAGAACGAGGCACAATAGATCGTACCGACAGAATCGGCGAGCAATGTATAACAGCAATGTATAACAGCTACGcttttacattatatatgaTGTCCGTTTGTGTGTACATGCAAGGGTTACACACGCGGACTGGTCAATGTCATCGGATGCAAATAAATTCTATACGTAATCCAATGACACGTTCTCCGCTCTAAACACGAGATATTCAGGATGCGGACGGGTTGTGCAATATGGTGCTTTCAGGTGTATCGCATTACCGGACAAACTTCACACCCACGTTGTTTGCGATACATCTGtcacagatatttttttctttcttattcgtTCTATTCTTCGCGCACACTTTCAAACTCGTAAAATCACTGTATAATTACTTGTCGCGTTACGTCGAATACGTGTGGAAAAACGAACTCAATATTCTTCAAGAATGAATTTCGGCTATCGTTGAACGTTATCGATCAACAGGAATTTCTCCAAATCGATCAAAAATCATCACAATTATACTAACAATAATCGACAATCGGTCGGAATAATTATCTTTGATTAATTACTGTGAAAGTCCtagtttttttctcacaagtCTGAGCAAAGTATAAATAATCTCAGAGATGAAAGACGGATTCATCATCTGCGGTTAATCAGCAAACTGCAGATTGCAAAATGTGAAACTATGTACGCACAACTATTTTCGTGTGCACTACGTGATGTATGGTTACCTACATATTTTTCTCGAGTACAAGGTACCTAGAAACGCACTTCGTACAAAGTGACCAAAGTCATGTGGCACTGATC
This genomic stretch from Neodiprion pinetum isolate iyNeoPine1 chromosome 6, iyNeoPine1.2, whole genome shotgun sequence harbors:
- the LOC124221784 gene encoding uncharacterized protein isoform X1, producing MVVNSETSKLGRNSTSECDWYVRITRIMKGDKESIMNCEVQNEFSGAEEDGYVERILSHSRSSLESDAMSISDGVKESDISETSRKSGDYRGTLTPNDKEKTNGIDAMKSSSATKTYDREAILRKLAGDKCLRKYLLNSAREAQAKIETSETKTFEKSEDERLESVVEELREFLKAIPDGLLHMMTGMSRPGDCGRPADRKPDWLDMEKLRRGQKFARDHNFSLYLAEMLSLMCTYTFQDTLKLMILTGKTSTRFTAMKRWASAAIRFHHWYCYDPWSKGTKAWKDILAVRASHAAVKHMVDASTTEETDNAVKIPNLSCPSRDMLLKDFSEACETPAVGQCPFLVKPNDPDRPKGFNQFEMSFTQWQLVGLVICYPQYFGIHDATEEDLDAYCHLWRSIGYQLGAEDEYNFCRGTLHEIQQLSHDFLDVWVKPNLREVTPEWEHMTRCVFDGFKLILPYISFETSVLFVCEILDLKMPRLYSSLSYKAWINHCLMKSFIYYGMKLSMVVDFVNTKLQRFLDLGERLRPSGWEKIRIKFEG
- the LOC124221784 gene encoding uncharacterized protein isoform X2, producing the protein MKGDKESIMNCEVQNEFSGAEEDGYVERILSHSRSSLESDAMSISDGVKESDISETSRKSGDYRGTLTPNDKEKTNGIDAMKSSSATKTYDREAILRKLAGDKCLRKYLLNSAREAQAKIETSETKTFEKSEDERLESVVEELREFLKAIPDGLLHMMTGMSRPGDCGRPADRKPDWLDMEKLRRGQKFARDHNFSLYLAEMLSLMCTYTFQDTLKLMILTGKTSTRFTAMKRWASAAIRFHHWYCYDPWSKGTKAWKDILAVRASHAAVKHMVDASTTEETDNAVKIPNLSCPSRDMLLKDFSEACETPAVGQCPFLVKPNDPDRPKGFNQFEMSFTQWQLVGLVICYPQYFGIHDATEEDLDAYCHLWRSIGYQLGAEDEYNFCRGTLHEIQQLSHDFLDVWVKPNLREVTPEWEHMTRCVFDGFKLILPYISFETSVLFVCEILDLKMPRLYSSLSYKAWINHCLMKSFIYYGMKLSMVVDFVNTKLQRFLDLGERLRPSGWEKIRIKFEG